AAGGCCAGAAGGTTCAACGCTTCTATATTTTCTCAGGTCCTAACACCTCTACTTCCATATTTTAGCCGAAGGTAAAATTGATCCTACATCTGTCAGGTATTTGTAGGCTTGCTTTTTACACGGCATCTCCCATTTTTTGGTCTAATAGTGTAAGCAGAATTACATTGCCTGTCCAATTAGGTTGGGAAATTCCAGTATCTCAAACGTTCAGGACATACCTTTTCTGGGTTCAATTTTAGCTCTTTAATTATTGCGACACCCACAGAAGCAAACGGTTCATtgatttcatacaaatccacTTGATCTACTGTCCAACCTGCTTTTTCAAGCTacagaagaaaaaaatgtcaTTACATGAAATTTGTAAAACAACACCCCCTCCCACCACAACCCACTAGACTTACAGCTATTAGAAGAAAAGCCAGTAATTGTGCCTTAAGGTTTCTGaagcaaagtaaaacaaaatggattcaacACCTTAGGAAAAGTAAGGTGCTGCTCTGGGCAGTTGATTACAATTCTTAAAAATGCAATCCTGCTTGAACCTGATTTCCAAATCTTCCAATAAACATGGAAAAGCATGAAACTAGTCAGGAAACATTGCATCGTCTTGGGTCTCACATGTTATTTTCGTTAAATGTCATACGAACGGGGAGAGGTACAGCCTTAATGCTTGAAAATTGTTCTTTACAAGCACCAATCTGGCTCAGTTCTGAGCCaatgccaaaccatggcttagcaccatgctttccaattccttccacccctgGATTGAAGGAAACCATGGCTTGCCATACATCCAAACTGACAAAACTATAGTTTGCGCTTGccctactaaataaataaaccaatttgCGActtgcagctcagtggtagagcacatgctttgtatgcggaatgtcccaggttcaatccctgacatctccaggtagggctggagaaaatcttgtctgaaatcctggagagctgctgccagtcactgtccTGTAGACAACATTGAGCTAGATTGACTAATCATCTGATTCTGTATAAGGTAGGGTCCTAGGTTCCTTCTTACGGCTATGGAGCACACCCACCCTTCCACATGAGTCTTGATTAAGCCCTGCATTTTCCATATTCATATACAAGCAAAGCGCCGGTCTGTCTCTTCATTTCCTCTCCCCAATGCAAAGCACAACAGGGGTAATTATATATATGGATTTGTTAGATAGCTAACACATTATTGAACCAACTTCTATTGGCAAGCAACTGTGCACCACTCAAACCCCAGTTTTAAATAGAAGTCTTGTTCTTCAGGGTTAACCAGTTATTCCAAAGGGATCAACCTCTCTTTCAAATAGATTACTTACAGCTTTCCTTATAGCCGAGACGGGTGCCATGCCCATGATAGAAGGATCCACACCAGTTTGAGCCCACGACACAATGTGTGCCAAAGGAGCAAGACCTCGCTGAACAGCGTCGGCTTTCCTCATGAGAATTACAGCGGCAGCACCATCATTGATACCTGAAGAAAGAAGCACAGTGGTTCCGGCCTTAAAAACAGACTGATGGTTACACTTTCCAGGTAAAGCAGAACATGAAAGCCTATAGAAATATTACGGTATACATCTTGTATGCTGTGCTTTCTGTCATACTGTATACAACTGACATTGCACCGTACTGTATATATCAAAAACTTGCTTGAAACAGATGCCATTGCAGACTATTATTAAGTGGTTCATAAACAAACCTGAAGCATTTGCTGCAGTCACGGTTCCTGTCCCATCCATTACAAAGTAAGGCCTTAGCTTTGCCATTGTTTCTAAGTTGCTACCATGGTGGGGATGTTCATCGGTTTTAACTTCTACAGGACCTGAAAGACAGTAAGTATTtctatagcagccattttatattTGACACTGAGGAGGAGGAACCTTCAAGGCAAGAGTTCTATTTCATAGCTTATTTTTCAAGTGCATACCCTGAATTTCAAGTCAATAAAGATTCAGAAGATGCTTCATAATACATCATTCAATTACgaaccccctttaaaaaaaccaacccccacTAATAAGAGTACTGttctaaatcttttttttttttttaaaaaaaaaggcagaattgTTACAGGGAGCAGGCCATAGCTTTAGCTTAAGGGAGCAGCTGTAGAGGTTAAAAATAGCTGCTCTGTACATACAGCGAGATCCACAAGCAGAACTGTTCCTCCACTGGGAAACCCATTGTGCATCTGGTGTAGGACAGCTAGGGCCCTGCTCTACCGCCAGAACGGTTAATGTTCCACAAATCTATACTACAACAGCACTACTTAAAATTTAACCCATGAAACCTTCTGAAGCTCATTTTTAGTCCTTTCACCCTTCTTactggaaaaatatatattcagatttaaaaaataataatgaagtgttTCAAAAGGTCAATGAAACGGAAAGAAACTTTGGCTCAGCCCAGGAGCCATTTCAAAATGCTAAAGCAATGGATGTCCTGATTCAATTGGAAAACACTAATGGTTCAGCACTACAGAACCATTTCTTGGTGGGAAGCCAAATTGTACGTCATGCCCACTGACACTGCCCCACCCTCTATGTTGAAAGAACTAGGCAAGCAATGGGAgaagcagctgtgaaaaaggacTCAGCTGGCGCTAGGAAGAGCGTCTGCTCCtcagagattggagataacagcagggtttCCTCCATGGGCTGGAGGTGAAAGTTCTGCAGGCCAGATTAAGCCCTCAGCAGAAGGTTCCACATCCCTGCACAAAatgatgacctttgaggtccctccaactctacaattctaccTCTGCAACACGGTATGTTGTTTTCTGATTGGCtaatgccagtggaggctggtggctctgattttggtggggctgtaaatccattatgggtttcagtcagaatcagccagggatctaaaagagccatccaaggtgctaaaccctaactccaaaataggttcagcaccttggatagctgatTTAGCATTTTCGCTGAAACCCAAGATGGATTTACAGCCCCCgcaaaatcagagctaccagcctccactgggtaatACTGTGATAGTTGCCATCCATAATTTCATCTTATAAGTAAGTTCTTAAACTTGTAGTGTTGGGctaaatttcccccctcctcagcTTATTATCCTACCTGAATGCGGAGGGGGAACTGACCCAGAGAAACAGATCACTATAATTAGTAATCAACCCCAGATCCAGGACAGTTCTTGCTTTGTACACACATACCTTTCCTGGATGGCACAAGAACAGGAACAATCTCTTTGTCAAAGTAGCCAGCCTTCTGGGCGTTCTCAGCCTTGTTCTGAGACTTCACAGCCAGTTGGTCTTGCTGCTCTCTACTAACCTGCCATTGCTTGGCCACATTTTCAGCTGAAACAGGAATATATGCAAAAGTATATACTTTAAGGATGCAGCAAGCATTACTGTGCAAAGTACTGTCATCAATTACATTGAAAAGACAGAAAGGGATCGTAGGGAATGTGCCATCTTCGACATTTAGTGCTTACTTATTCATGAGACtatgaaacagatttttcttggaaagatattttgctgtttaagactgcaatcctatgcatgttttgacagaaaaaagtcctacaactcccagcattccccagccagcctgttgttcgctgtgttgttttaaatctgttattgttttttaagtctctgcattgctgctaggttttattttggtttatacttttatactgtagttttaagcttttatattttatattgtattctattatgtattttgtggtttcaaTTGTTATGAAACCCTCCAagagaactctggctattgggcagtatagaaatgtaataaattaattaatgtgtaAAGCCTAAGAGACCTAATTCTTAAGAACACcatagtatttgcctttccccCAAATCCACTGAAGATACCATGTCCAAGGATCATGTGGCTTACCAGTTACACCCATGTGGTAATGGTAAAAGGCATCCGTCAAACCATCTAGGATAATAGAGTCCTGCAAAGAAGCTTCCCCCATCTTCACACCACCGCGCATATGAATGACGTGTGGCGCCTGCAAGCACAGAAATTGGACaaatttattatacttatatcccatatttttttctgtctcttttgcaAGGTGGCTTAtgtggtcctcttcctctccattttatcctcacaacaaccctgtaaagtaggataggctgagagtcagtgactggcccagtgaggtttatgaccaagtggggactagaacctcgaTCTTCCAAGTCCCCTTCCAACACCCTAactactacaccatgctggctctttAGAAATCTAAAACAATTCCTTTCCACAGGTGGTGGGTCACACAAGAAAGATTTAgcgcttcctagaggaagcctgaaatgaacagaaacactcatttctggctcCCTCACATAGGatagctccgctgacctgcctccttccagaaacaagagtTTCCACCCGTTTCGGGTAACACTGGAAACTCTCAATCGACATTGCCAAGAAGTGGGGGTTGCTTGTGCAACGGAATTGGTGTGGTGTAAGCGCCCTGATGGATTCTGCCTAATCTTTCTAGTTTcctgtcttctcctcctccactgtgAAGAGACAGTTTTAGTCCAGTTAATGAGAGCTGATGGTTTTAACAAGCGGAAGGGGgcctagtattttattttaagattGGAGGTACACAACAGGGTTTTCAGAAAGCTGCCATATGCCCATCTCCCTATTGTCTTTGTTTACAGGTTTTGGGCGGCTTTGTAATGTTTCAAAACCTGTAAAACCTCTTTTACTGGAGATAATAGGCCTattcactaagccatggttagggccactaactcttttgcagcaaatggttagtgagcatgtttagaccatggttatgtagccaccatggtaagtCTTGGTTCACATGAGAGAggctaagccatgtttagttcaaaatacttaaccaccatggcttaatgtcgTCTGAACCGGGTCAATGAAACAAAATCTGAGTATTGACACCTTCCACACTGAAAAAAATATCATGGTCTGGCTCAGGCCTAGAGTCTCGGGTACATGCCCAAATGTCACCAGTGATAAGGAATCAGCACCAGTGGTATTCTTTTCTTTactgattttgtgaaccgcccagggagcttcagctattgggtggtataaaaatgcaacaaataaataaataaaatttaaaaaatacatatacacAGACATCAGTACAAGCCACTTAACCATAATTAGGCTCTTTAGAAATACAGGGGAGGATTGGTATAAAGGAAATGGATGCCCATTCAGATTACCAGCTGGATCCTGAGGGAGAAAGTGGTCCTGACGGATTTGAGTCATGAGGCCACTGCTGAGGTAAAGTTCATCAGATCGTGATGATTTCAACAAATATCGTCCAATTGCTTTTGTCCTGAGGATTTTTTGTTACAAGCTTCTGAAAGGCAATACGTCTGAGGGCCTGAGTGATGGCTATGAACACCCACAGCCTCACCTTGCTCATGCTTTCCATGCCTCCAGCCACCACAATGCTGGAATCGCCGGTCATGATGGACTGCGCTCCTAGGCACACCGCTTTCAGGCCTGAACCACATAATATTTGGCAGCTCCAAGCTGGTACCTCATATGGAATCCCTGCACCGATGCTGGCTTGCCGAGCAGGATTCTGACCGGCACCTGCAGAAAGACACCGAACTCAGAGTGCATAGAGGCAACCAGGCCAAACTGCAACCAGGGCAGTATCCCACGCTACCCACCCGTGAGTGGGGCCTaccacctctgttttgcaggtGGCCAACCCCACCAATTCCTTTTTCCGCACATTGCCCACTGCTTGTGGAATGGAGATTTAGTGGTTCTGGAGGCAAATccagaaatgaacagaaacactagtttctggaatggggaaGGTCGGTAGAATCCCCTTACTCAAGCTCCGCTgatctgccctgttccagaaatgagtatttccgcTCATCTCAGGTTGCCCCCGGAAAGGCTAAATCTTCCATTCCGCAAGCAGTGGGTGCTGAAGAtggaagggaatcagtggggatgatgggactggtagtccaacacatcaggtggGCACCTcatttgggaaaggctgagctggTTCCCGCCATATGTGCAGGCAAGAGACACTAAGGCACCACCGTGACACAATACTATCATCATCCAGTTTCATTGTTAAGTCGAGAACCAGCTCTTGCCTTCAGAGCCAAGCATtgctttgtaaaaaaagaaagaaagaagtatacTGAACATTTCAGCAACTGTGTTCCTGATTGCTCAAGTGACCTTTGTTCTGAATTTCTTGGGTTGGCCTCTCCTTGCCTTTGGGATAACATTACAACATTGCTGTGGGTGGGGCTTTGTTCTGttttccaccccctgcccccacctccatATCACACTGACATATCCTCTCTCTCTTAACTAAACAGTTTGGGAACAGGATATGGGAAGGACTGCCTGTGCCTGTATGAGCCTGGCCAAGCTTTAAGGTCAACATCAATCCACCAGTGAGTTCTGCGAGATTGGCAAGTACCAGAGACAGGATCTTTCCTGTGTTGGCCCCACATCTTTGGGATGCCATTCCTTAGCTAATGCATATGCTTGCCTATTTGCCAGCCTTTGGGAATCTTTTTAAAAGActtattttgcatttaaaagaTTTAGTCTGCATTTGGTTAATTGTAATGAACTATGCATCTAACCAAGATTCTATCTGCTGCTACTGCCTCacttgttattttaattatttgtactgaatatttattgttttttaaagcattttatcccACTTCTCTGCCAAAAAAGACCCCCGGAGTGGCTTACATATAATTAGTAAAAGGAAACAATAATGGTTTGAtgatttgttttgcattttaaagtacATTGTATTCTGCTTTGTGAAGATTTTAGTCTGAAAAGCGGGCTCTTTAAACCCACTAAatccatctccaggtagggctggaaaaactcctgcctggagaGTAACCTCCAGTCAGAGtcgacaatacagggctagatggaccaatgacctcATTCGGTATAGGACAGCTTCCTATGCGCTCAGGAAATTTGACAAGCGAACGTGTGAATTCATAAAATTTAAAGGTAGGCCTGCCAGGTTACAATCCAGTGAGTCGAGGCAGCTTTACTATCCACAGTGCAGGAAAAAAGAGCTTCTTCATCCTGTTCCTTGCCTAGCTCTGGCATCCACTCCTTCCTGATGTGGCACACATTTGATTGTTGCAGCAGGTGGTGGAGATGGTGGGTGAGAGGACTGGGAAAGGAACAAGCAAGAGAAGCCACAGTTGTTTCATCTCCCTCCTCCAGGAATATTAAAAGTTTCAACACAGATTACTGAGTTgcaaacggcttgggacctcgatactggAGGGCGCGCTTCTCCCTTTATATGCCTGCTCAAGATTTGAGAACTGTCGGAGAAGCCCTCTTACActtcccaccaacacaagacatacactatggtgggacataggagagggctttctctgttgtggcaccccagctgtggaatgccctccccttggaggtctgactggcaccggcactggcttcatttcagagccatgttaagacacggctttttaacaaagcctttgatggctaaattcacatagttttaattgtttttactgtttttaaattctgtactggttttagcttatctgtacgccgccctgagatccttgtgatatagggcaggatacaaatgtcttaataaataaataaataaaataaaccctacTTATATGACAGAAGAGGAGATGAGCTGTACAATAAAGGAAGATAGAGCTATAATTAATGGCAGAAATCCATCCACATTACAGAAGATTCTAGAAGAGAGTCCAGACCCCAAACCGGAGATAAATAGTTCATTGAAGATATACCTGCAGCCAAGACATGTCCAAATATAACTTCAGACACTTCTTTTGGATTGACTTTTGCCCTCTGCAAGGACTCCTTAATGGCTACGGAAGCCAGCTCATGGGCATGCAAAGTAGACAAGGCACTATTGAAGGATCCTAAACAAAATACAAGTGACATTTTTAGACTCAAGATAGACATATTTTCATTCTGTTCTGCTTTAAAAATAGGAGAAAGTTCATTACTCTGAATCCAAGCAAATCATAAAGAAGTACTGTTTGGAGACTTGTATAACTGAAACTGCACACATAACTAAAGTAATATTCCCCAGTAGATACTGTGCATAGAAACCTATGGTGACATTTAAAGTATAGCCATGTATACATGCTGACTTGGAAATAGGTCCCACTAATTTAAATAAGATTTTCTCCCAAGTAAGGGGCGTAAAACAGGAGCTTCAAATACTCTTGTTTAAAACAATGGAATTATTGCTTAAAAGAACACATAAAACTTGTTTATTACAGATAACTGAAAGTGACCTTGGCATTTTATCCTACTCCTTGATCAAATGTCATGTCTCATTATACTGCAGCACCAAGCACTTCACAGCCTATGCCCACCAAGTCTTTAAATGTGGCAggattgccctcttttgtaaattcacattggttttaattgtgtgtgttttttaacataAATCACCCCCCAACAACATTAACTGCAATTTAGCATAAGTGTGCAAAGAAATACCTCATTTGGTTTGctttataccatatttcttcaattgtaagacacacactaatttcagtgccaccaacagaaaaaaaacccctaagacacacccgcgattctaaaacgcaccccatttttagaaatgtttatatgggggggggaagtgtgtcttagaatcgaagaaattggGTATCTTGCTTTATATCTAACAACACTGGTGTTAACCATGCTCAAAATGATCGAAATGGCCAATATATTTGGGATCGGAAAGGGACTCAAGGTGAGATCTCCCACCCCTGCAAATTGTCTATCCATGGTGTACTGT
This sequence is a window from Elgaria multicarinata webbii isolate HBS135686 ecotype San Diego chromosome 4, rElgMul1.1.pri, whole genome shotgun sequence. Protein-coding genes within it:
- the ACAT2 gene encoding acetyl-CoA acetyltransferase, cytosolic isoform X2, with protein sequence MRTGEEAVVLVAAARTPIGSFNSALSTLHAHELASVAIKESLQRAKVNPKEVSEVIFGHVLAAGAGQNPARQASIGAGIPYEVPAWSCQILCGSGLKAVCLGAQSIMTGDSSIVVAGGMESMSKAPHVIHMRGGVKMGEASLQDSIILDGLTDAFYHYHMGVTAENVAKQWQVSREQQDQLAVKSQNKAENAQKAGYFDKEIVPVLVPSRKGPVEVKTDEHPHHGSNLETMAKLRPYFVMDGTGTVTAANASGINDGAAAVILMRKADAVQRGLAPLAHIVSWAQTGVDPSIMGMAPVSAIRKALEKAGWTVDQVDLYEINEPFASVGVAIIKELKLNPEKVNIEGGAIALGHPLGASGCRILVTLLYALERTGGKRGVAALCVGGGMGIAMCVER
- the ACAT2 gene encoding acetyl-CoA acetyltransferase, cytosolic isoform X1 encodes the protein MCFSRSDWATTGRTTKLNRLLFTHSINKTSGCSSNAPSLHKELGSFNSALSTLHAHELASVAIKESLQRAKVNPKEVSEVIFGHVLAAGAGQNPARQASIGAGIPYEVPAWSCQILCGSGLKAVCLGAQSIMTGDSSIVVAGGMESMSKAPHVIHMRGGVKMGEASLQDSIILDGLTDAFYHYHMGVTAENVAKQWQVSREQQDQLAVKSQNKAENAQKAGYFDKEIVPVLVPSRKGPVEVKTDEHPHHGSNLETMAKLRPYFVMDGTGTVTAANASGINDGAAAVILMRKADAVQRGLAPLAHIVSWAQTGVDPSIMGMAPVSAIRKALEKAGWTVDQVDLYEINEPFASVGVAIIKELKLNPEKVNIEGGAIALGHPLGASGCRILVTLLYALERTGGKRGVAALCVGGGMGIAMCVER